Proteins from a genomic interval of Fusarium oxysporum Fo47 chromosome I, complete sequence:
- a CDS encoding kinase-like domain-containing protein has translation MDSGPQKKFCTYVESKLVDGVNGQGETVAYVPPSALENYWSQANVDDILDSHERPIQESSTFITKNLRHIFSNLVYTGHPQQISWFCASVRSLSDHHLPFSVQDLPQNCTWSKDFLEHQWMFCPLSFTHDTVFKRTLHSRHILPVAYEACLTGSAGASDAATLWRVHMQSECTLPLSKAGTVVFKIYEGARAQRLYKAEAEAYSQLLRSNNEGYITKHFASFSFEGIEKSIIVLEYAEGGSLLDFLRSTNIPFTLSEFCLLWSRLLNLFDALHALNDIYRPTASPHWSLSGVHQDIQLSNILVFPQKNKSSRFDVNFKLADFGLAKIGRTSSPGDSLMTSNKGNRIYTSPETYSNYRVQDRAKTEISTACDIWSLGAVFQRCSRLVHCG, from the exons ATGGATTCGGGGCCTCAGAAGAAGTTCTGCACCTACGTGGAGTCGAAGTTAGTCGACGGTGTGAATGGGCAAGGTGAAACAGTCGCCTATGTTCCCCCTTCAGCTTTGGAGAATTACTGGTCGCAGGCAAATGTTGATGACATTCTCGACTCGCACGAGCGGCCTATCCAAGAGAGCTCCACTTTCATTACAAAGAACCTCCGCCACATCTTTTCCAATCTGGTGTATACTGGTCACCCGCAACAGATTTCTTGGTTCTGCGCCAGTGTCAGGAGCTTGAGCGACCATCACCTCCCTTTTAGCGTACAGGACCTTCCCCAGAACTGCACTTGGTCCAAGGACTTTCTGGAGCACCAATGGATGTTTTGCCCCCTTTCATTCACACATGATACAGTCTTCAAGCGTACCCTGCACTCCAGGCACATTCTACCGGTAGCATACGAGGCGTGTCTCACAGGCTCTGCTGGTGCTTCCGACGCAGCCACTCTGTGGCGAGTACACATGCAGTCCGAATGCACTCTGCCGTTATCAAAG GCTGGTACCGTCGTCTTCAAGATATATGAAGGTGCAAGGGCACAGCGCCTCTACAAAGCTGAGGCAGAAGCATACAGTCAGCTCCTTCGCTCCAATAATGAGGGGTATATCACGAAACACTTCGCGTCGTTCTCATTTGAAGGTATTGAGAAGTCAATCATTGTTCTTGAATATGCCGAGGGAGGATCTTTGCTCGACTTTTTACGAAGCACGAATATTCCTTTCACTCTAAGCGAGTTTTGTTTACTTTGGTCCCGCCTTCTGAATTTATTCGATGCCCTCCACGCGCTTAATGACATATATAGGCCGACGGCCTCGCCCCACTGGTCCCTGTCAGG GGTTCATCAAGATATACAACTCAGCAATATCCTGGTGTTCCCTCAGAAAAACAAAAGCTCACGATTTGACGTCAACTTCAAGTTAGCTGACTTCGGATTGGCCAAGATCGGGAGGACATCCTCACCAGGAGATAGCTTGATGACCAGTAACAAGGGCAACAGAATATATA CATCCCCCGAAACTTATTCAAACTATCGTGTGCAGGACCGGGCCAAGACAGAGATTTCGACTGCTTGCGACATCTGGTCGCTGGGTGCTGTTTTTCAGCGATGTTCTCGTTTGGTCCATTGCGGGTGA
- a CDS encoding chaperonin 10-like protein, whose translation METEMLSITAPAYTSPSGYELSTIPRPTITEDNDVLIKVYAASINPVDVKKAAGVFKMAVKEEFPYKIGYDASGVVVEVGKGVKGLKVGDEVYTRLPEVGRGAWSEFAKCPDRYVSLKPNVLSFADAASLPLAGVTALQVLGQYRGSLEGKTVLIPGGLSGTGAIACQLAKNVFHAGKVITTVSTSKIPKVPELLGEGTVDQIIDYTKQKISEAIPPKSVDFCFDTTGQSMEFLSRMVPSTSMIVSISTTPSASTLQTSSVMRRPDNPRIPFAGRVFLDAADAVRRLRAWRWGVTYMYHFLDPNREDLDTLTGYVENGKVKPVVGARVDMRDIKAVREACDQTYKGKGGLGKTVFEVIQD comes from the exons ATGGAAACAGAAATGCTCTCAATCACAGCACCGGCTTATACCAGCCCAAGTGGCTATGAACTTTCGACAATTCCAAGGCCAACTATCACAGAGGATAATGATGTACTCATAAAGGTCTATGCGGCGAGTATCAATCCAGTCGATgtgaagaaggctgctggagtcttcaagatggcggTAAAAGAAGA ATTCCCGTATAAAATTGGTTATGATGCATCAGGCGTGGTCGTGGAAGTTGGAAAAGGGGTGAAGGGGCTGaaagttggtgatgaagtcTATACAAGATTACCAGAAGTCGGGAGAG GTGCTTGGAGCGAATTCGCAAAGTGCCCAGATCGCTACGTCTCTTTGAAACCGAACGTTCTTTCCTTTGCCGATGCTGCATCGCTGCCACTAGCTGGAGTCACGGCCTTGCAGGTTCTCGGGCAATACAGAGGTTCGCTAGAAGGCAAGACGGTGTTGATCCCCGGTGGCC TGAGCGGTACAGGAGCCATCGCATGCCAGTTGGCCAAGAATGTCTTTCATGCCGGCAAAGTCATCACCACAGTCTCAACATCCAAAATCCCCAAAGTCCCAGAGCTTCTGGGCGAGGGTACAGTGGATCAGA TCATCGATTACACTAAACAAAAAATCTCAGAAGCCATTCCTCCAAAGTCCGTTGACTTTTGTTTCGACACAACCGGTCAATCTATGGAGTTCCTCTCACGGATGGTCCCCTCAACCAGCATGATTgtctcaatctcaacaacTCCATCTGCGTCGACCCTCCAGACTTCTAGCGTAATGCGGCGACCAGATAATCCTCGGATCCCATTCGCCGGACGAGTATTTCTTGATGCAGCGGATGCAGTTCGCAGACTTCGGGCGTGGCGCTGGGGCGTCACATATATGTATCACTTCTTGGATCCCAATCGAGAGGACTTGGATACGCTTACTGGTTATGTGGAGAATGGAAAGGTGAAGCCTGTTGTTGGGGCAAGGGTCGACATGAGAGATATCAAGGCGGTCCGCGAAGCTTGCGATCAGACTTACAAGGGGAAAGGCGGGTTGGGAAAGACTGTCTTTGAAGTGATCCAGGATTAA
- a CDS encoding aminotransferase, giving the protein MTNTKQGSHGGSTHSSVPNAKNASIRVGIRDGVTEEFNLVPRAEAVVSVFDSNFLIGDGIWEGIRANKGRVQFAKEHLNRLFQSAKAMYMDLGLSKGDLLDLIHQTLDANDMGDDEHVHIRLVVSRGLKATPYQNPKVNIGLPLIVIIPESKAVDPSSKSRGLRLATTWVRRGPPDVKDEQWNHISKATDVQACIHANVMNVDEALMLDLRGFVKTCNSVNFFIVRGDEVWAPTKDNQMQGITRQKTIDVCRANGITVRELDFTLTEAYGADESFCTGTFPSQIHVTEIDGRVIGDGKRGAVTERIQQLYSELVRKDVERSREEIKAEVVTPRDLSFLKSKL; this is encoded by the exons ATGACAAACACTAAGCAGGGAAGCCATGGAGGCTCAACGCATAGCTCCGTGCCGAATGCGAAGAATGCTTCCATTCGA GTTGGAATTCGTGATGGAGTTACGGAAGAGTTCAATCTAGTGCCTCGAGCAGAAGCTGTAGTCTCAGTCTTTGACTCAAATTTCCTGATTGGCGACGGCATCTGG GAAGGTATTCGTGCAAACAAGGGCCGTGTTCAATTCGCCAAAGAGCACTTAAACCGCCTCTTCCAGTCAGCAAAGGCCATGTATATGGACCTCGGTCTATCGAAAggagatcttcttgatctcattcACCAAACGCTTGATGCGAATGACATGGGCGACGATGAGCATGTCCACATACGGCTTGTCGTTAGTCGTGGTCTGAAGGCTACTCCGTACCAAAACCCGAAGGTCAACATCGGTCTTcctctcatcgtcatcattcCCGAGTCAAAAGCAGTTGATCCCAGCTCCAAGTCGAGAGGCTTAAGACTCGCGACAACATGGGTCCGCCGAGGTCCACCTGACGTGAAGGACGAGCAGTGGAATCATATCTCAAAAGCAACGGATGTTCAAGCTTGCATCCATGCCAACGTGAtgaatgttgatgaagcACTCATGCTTGACCTACGTGGCTTTGTCAAGACGTGCAACTCagtcaacttcttcatcgttcGGGGTGATGAAGTCTGGGCTCCGACCAAGGATAACCAGATGCAAGGAATTACCCGTCAAAAAACGATTGATGTTTGTCGAGCGAATGGCATTACTGTCAGAGAACTGGACTTTACTCTGACCGAGGCATATGGCGCCGATGAGTCTTTCTGCACAGGGACGTTCCCCTCGCAAATCCACGTTACTGAGATTGACGGCCGAGTGATTGGAGATGGGAAGAGAGGCGCAGTTACAGAGAGGATACAGCAGCTGTACTCGGAGCTCGTAAGGAAAGATGTGGAGAGGTCAAGGGAGGAGATAAAGGCCGAAGTGGTAACTCCGCGAGACTTGTCGTTCCTGAAGTCAAAACTGTAA
- a CDS encoding major facilitator superfamily domain-containing protein, whose translation MSINSKSGEGPAKDMTQSIASDRVQDEVLELTKAQSKRLLLKTDLVVMPLAVLSMTLAFLDKNALGYAAIFGIKEDAHLKPQEYSWLSSIFYFGYLAMEFPNLWLMTKIPIGKYVGGCLTLWGVALCFMALCHNFAGLATIRFLLGVFEAAVLPCMMIINSMWYLRNEQPLRTAFWYNTFAGVFGGILSYAIGQINGSLSTWKYIFLIYGSCTILAGALVFFGLPDTPSKAWFFTEEEKKLAMIRLAPNQTGIESKKKFQTTQILEALRDPKCYCIWLGVFGYALANAGITNFNPLIIAGYGFSKTKTVLMATPQAAVAMISQAILTTIAFFIPNLRCIFWIFGALMGLVGAVMVHSLDVATQRDASLAGVYLMGFYNVPWVFLLSLSSSNTAGATKKSFMGISIAIVYAVGNIVGPQFFLDRQAPTYALGIGSMLCAFALMAATGLAYYVLCAVENKKRDKQYGKTHDDTDAGLEAERSDKTDWQNPNFRYTY comes from the exons ATGTCAATCAACTCGAAGTCCGGCGAGGGCCCAGCTAAGGATATGACCCAATCAATCGCGTCTGATCGTGTCCAAGATGAGGTCCTAGAATTGACCAAGGCGCAGTCAAAGCGATTGCTTCTCAAGACAGATCTGGTGGTTATGCCGCTCGCTGTCTTGAGCATGACACTCGCCTTTTTAGACAAA AACGCGTTGGGATATGCCGCCATTTTCGGTATCAAAGAAGATGCCCACCTCAAGCCCCAAGAGTACAGCTGGCTCAGTAGCATCTTCTACTTCGGTTACCTCGCCATGGAGTTCCCCAACCTATGGTTAATGACCAAGATTCCTATCGGTAAATATGTCGGTGGCTGCCTCACGCTATGGGGTGTAGCACTATGCTTCATGGCCCTGTGCCATAATTTCGCGGGGCTAGCGACTATCAGATTTCTTCTGGGTGTCTTCGAAGCCGCTGTGTTGCCTTGCATGATGATCATTAACTCGATGTGGTATCTGAGAAATGAGCAGCCGCTTCGAACTGCGTTCTGGTATAATACTTTCGCTGGTGTGTTTGGAGGTATTCTGTCTTATGCGATTGGACAGATTAATGGATCGCTATCCACTTGGAAG tacatcttcctcatctaTGGATCTTGCACCATCCTCGCTGGAGCTCTTGTCTTCTTCGGTCTTCCCGATACTCCCTCGAAGGCATGGTTCTTtaccgaagaagaaaagaagcttGCGATGATTCGCCTCGCACCTAATCAGACCGGTATCGAATCAAAGAAG AAATTCCAAACTACTCAGATCTTGGAGGCTCTCCGTGACCCCAAGTGTTACTGCATCTGGCTTGGCGTCTTTGGCTACGCCCTTGCCAACGCCGGTATCACAAACTTTAACCCTCTCATCATTGCTGGCTATGGCTtcagcaagaccaagaccgTTCTCATGGCTACTCCCCAAGCAGCAGTCGCGATGATCAGTCAGGCTATTCTCACGACTATCGCGTTCTTCATTCCTAACCTACGATGCATCTTCTGGATCTTTGGTGCGCTTATGGGTCTAGTTGGAGCCGTCATGGTGCATTCTCTTGATGTTGCCACCCAGCGCGACGCGTCTTTGGCGGGCGTTTACCTGATGGGCTTCTACAATGTTCCATGGGTCTTCCTGCTCAGTCTGTCATCCTCTAACACCGCTGGTGCGACAAAGAAGAGTTTCATGGGTATTTCCATCGCGATTGTCTACG CTGTTGGCAATATCGTCGGTCCTCAATTCTTCCTTGACAGACAAGCACCTACGTATGCCCTTGGCATCGGCTCTATGCTTTGCGCATTCGCTTTGATGGCCGCCACTGGTCTGGCCTACTATGTCCTTTGTGCTGTGGAGAACAAGAAGCGCGATAAGCAATACGGCAAGACTCATGATGACACCGATGCCGGGTTGGAGGCAGAGAGAAGCGATAAGACGGACTGGCAGAATCCCAACTTCCGCTATACGTACTAG
- a CDS encoding fungal-specific transcription factor domain-containing protein: MLSSLQPSVSKACSRCRSRKVKCDLRVPQCTACARQNEACNITDCVSYPYAVVKGLQDRINDLEARLRLVPTSNETVPEPEPEASDVNPEPRADLQKEAEEVGFLTTGGSDLYSGSKYVGSAAGSTFARIFFKQLNIVPSWDSGSQGSGLEQPLCEATAALPPQPIARALLNIYISRVHIWWPFLQLPHLRRVFNRIYESPRQCSDHEKFTLFVILALASCQLTTKDAQSPAMMDLNDSNAYFQTALRFFNNFSNHPRDLFGIQAVLLLAIWMLDSSHSSHNNDLWQLSRYIMSAAIEAGLHRHNKDWGFTAEELEIRNRTWWCAYNLERQVATLTGRVLSIRDHAVHTMLPNLATFDALTPLESSMAPILHKHNIEVIRHMITLRRIGGRILESIYIARGPSGTAMDTTFQQICATSDQIRRDLELWEQQLETIGLKPSREYSEMKIEYCLLQLLLHRPSPTFMVPSRQMASYCSKAASSAINHWSKVEGEYGISAICRCFRQLHDIILVGLAALYCDWQAMTLGQTGDEAQRPHRHFNETATCLDLIDRGVTYMRAPYLAKYKDLFQAVRNKVYAKTIFTSITPGAMDSTISPGTLSQGLVFNPNDDIMFSMGDRVEAYVNQVNEFLDGGGFNVDEALDAWYDALMGEIQNGDAQMME; the protein is encoded by the exons ATGCTTTCAAGTCTTCAGCCTTCTGTTTCAAAAGCATGCAGTCGATGTCGGTCACGTAAGGTCAAA TGCGACCTCAGGGTCCCGCAGTGTACAGCATGTGCACGACAGAATGAGGCATGCAACATCACAGACTGCGTATCTTATCCTTATGCAGTAGTGAAAGGCCTTCAAGACAGGATCAATGACCTCGAAGCAAGATTGAGACTGGTCCCAACATCCAATGAGACCGTCCctgaaccagagccagaggCTTCGGACGTGAATCCGGAGCCCCGTGCTGATCTgcagaaggaggctgaagaggTGGGTTTCCTTACAACGGGAGGATCAGATCTGTACTCAGGTAGCAAGTATG TCGGCAGTGCGGCCGGATCGACATTTGCGAGGATCTTCTTCAAACAGCTCAATATTGTTCCCTCGTGGGATTCCGGGAGCCAGGGAAGTGGTCTTGAACAGCCCCTCTGTGAAGCAACCGCAGCGCTTCCGCCTCAACCTATTGCGCGcgctcttctcaacatttACATCTCTAGGGTACACATTTGGTGGCCATTTTTACAGCTTCCGCATTTGCGGAGGGTATTTAATCGCATCTATGAGAGTCCCAGGCAGTGCAGTGACCATGAGAAGTTTACTCTGTTTGTTATCCTAGCGCTAGCAAGCTGTCAACTGACCACGAAAGATGCGCAGTCTCCAGCGATGATGGACCTCAACGACTCCAATGCATACTTCCAGACCGCATTGCGCTTCTTCAATAACTTTAGTAACCATCCACGAGACCTCTTCGGGATACAGGCAGTGCTACTTCTGGCTATTTGGATGCTAGACTCGTCTCACAGCAGCCACAATAACGACCTCTGGCAGCTCAGCCGGTACATCATGTCGGCCGCCATAGAAGCAGGACTCCACCGTCACAACAAAGACTGGGGTTTCACAGctgaagaattggaaatcCGGAATAGGACGTGGTGGTGTGCTTACAACCTGGAACG ACAAGTTGCGACCCTGACAGGTCGGGTCCTGTCCATTCGGGACCATGCAGTCCACACGATGTTACCCAATTTAGCCACTTTCGATGCCCTAACACCCCTTGAGAGTTCCATGGCCCCCATTCTCCACAAACACAATATTGAGGTTATTCGTCACATGATTACTTTGCGGAGAATTGGTGGTCGCATCCTTGAGTCGATCTACATCGCGAGAGGGCCGAGCGGCACGGCTATGGATACAACATTCCAGCAGATTTGTGCGACCTCCGATCAAATACGGAGAGACCTTGAACTATGGGAGCAGCAATTGGAGACAATCGGACTGAAGCCATCTCGAGAGTACTCTGAGATGAAGATTGAGTACTGCCTTTTGCAGCTTCTACTACACAGACCATCGCCGACATTCATGGTGCCATCACGCCAAATGGCGTCCTACTGTTCTAAGGCTGCATCAAGTGCAATCAATCACTGGTCCAAAGTCGAGGGCGAATATGGCATTTCTGCTATTTGTCGATGTTTTAGACAACTGCATGATATTATCCTTGTCGGACTAGCGGCTCTTTACTGCGACTG GCAGGCCATGACCCTAGGCCAGACTGGAGATGAGGCTCAAAGGCCACATCGACATTTTAACGAAACTGCCACTTGTCTAGACCTGATCGACCGCGGAGTCACATACATGAGGGCTCCATATCTTGCAAAGTACAAAGACTTGTTCCAGGCTGTGAGAAACAAAGTTTACGCCAAGACGATTTTCACCAGCATTACTCCAGGGGCTATGGACTCGACCATTTCCCCTGGCACATTGTCACAAGGCCTCGTTTTTAATCCCAACGACGATATAATGTTTTCCATGGGTGATAGGGTAGAAGCCTATGTGAACCAGGTGAATGAGTTCTTGGATGGTGGTGGATTCAATGTCgatgaggctcttgatgCATGGTATGATGCTTTGATGGGGGAGATACAAAATGGCGATGCCCAGATGATGGAGTGA